TGGTTCTAACTTTACATTATTTACAAATGTACCATTTGCAGATTCTAAATCTATAAGATATGGGCGAATTCTTCTACCTTCGCCACCACCTTCCCTTTGAAAAGATACTAAACGATATTGTAAAACAGCGTGTTGTTTGGAACACGACGGATGATCTAAAGGTATATCAGCAATTTTGCGATCTCTGCCCATTAAATATGCTGATTGTCTATGAACATATAACGTAGGTAATGCCTTTTCTCCCTTGAAAGGATATAATCGCCACCTACGTTTAGGTTTCCTTGAATCTGCTGGTTCAGAATATTTAATAACTACACCATTTACTGTGTTAGTGTCTTCCGTGAGTTTACCGGATAATTCAAAATTTGGTTTATCCTTTTCCTGAGGCTTTGGTTTAGCTTCTGTTTTTAAATTGGGTTTACCCCATTCTGGCGAAAGTTcccttttcatttttatttcctcgaaattactttttctttctttatttgtttcATCATGCTTCTTATTATATTCAGCCGTATCTCTATGCTTTCTATTCCTGTCTTCGTATTCTCTGTGCCTTGAACGAGGTTCTTCTCTTCTCATAGGAGACCTTTCATACCTTCTTTTACCATTTTGTTTGTCATCATCTCTCCTTGGATGATCGTGTCGACTATCCCTATATTCCCTATCCCGTTCACGTTGTGATCTATCACGATGCATATCATTATTTTCTCTTCTTACTTCTCTGCTAAATTTGTGAACGTCCCTACCTTCTCTGCCATCTCTATAATTTTTACTCTTGCTGCTCGATTCCTTTCTGTTCAATCgtctgtcttggttaggactctcGTCGCGTCGGTGTTTATGTCTTTTCCGTGATTTTTCATGACGGTTGTCGTCGCTACTTTCGGAACTACTACTGGACATTTTTATATTGGCATTGATCAAATTCCTCACAAAGTATGCACAATCATGGTTTTAACATCCTTGTGCAAAGTGATGTTAATGTAAGATA
The sequence above is a segment of the Colletes latitarsis isolate SP2378_abdomen chromosome 6, iyColLati1, whole genome shotgun sequence genome. Coding sequences within it:
- the LOC143342329 gene encoding uncharacterized protein LOC143342329; the protein is MSSSSSESSDDNRHEKSRKRHKHRRDESPNQDRRLNRKESSSKSKNYRDGREGRDVHKFSREVRRENNDMHRDRSQRERDREYRDSRHDHPRRDDDKQNGKRRYERSPMRREEPRSRHREYEDRNRKHRDTAEYNKKHDETNKERKSNFEEIKMKRELSPEWGKPNLKTEAKPKPQEKDKPNFELSGKLTEDTNTVNGVVIKYSEPADSRKPKRRWRLYPFKGEKALPTLYVHRQSAYLMGRDRKIADIPLDHPSCSKQHAVLQYRLVSFQREGGGEGRRIRPYLIDLESANGTFVNNVKLEPRRYHELLERDVLRFGFSSREYVLLHEHSKDDSLDDDVPLSTATTTAITTTTATTITTTAV